CAGAGAAGCAGGGCCCTGCGAGGGCTTTGTGCTCGCAGCTCCGGTGGGCTGATGTCTTTCCAAAAGCTGCAAGTAGGTCCCGTGCCCTCCCTTCCTCCGATCCACGAATAAATAAACCAAGGCCTCCCTGTGGCCTTGCAGCTGCCTGTCGCCTTGTAAGTTCTTGCCTGGGTGATGGTGGAGAGCCCTCCTGTTTTCTCTGGGTGAGGACCCGAAGGGCAAGACCCAGAGTGTCTGCAACTGACACTCCTTCTGCAGCTGCCCAGACGCGATGTCCCCTTGAAGCActgtggggagaagagaagggccCGGAACGCCTCTTGGAACAAACAAGACAAACCTACACAGAGTTGGCACAGCAGGTTCTCCTGGAAAGGGCGAGGCCGAGTGGCTTCCGTCATGCATAAGGGACTCCAGGACATGGACACAAAGCATCGAATGGACAGAGCAACTTCGCTTTCCCATCCTTCCCAGCTGCGTAAGTAGGATGTACCCATTTCACTGTGCCCCGCCTTCGGGGGCCCTTCTGGAGGCAGCTGGAGATGCCCATACAGGCGCTGGAGTGGGGGCTCCTGTGAGAGTTCCAGCTGAGAGCCCCGGCTAGGCACGCctcctctctggtcctcagtttcgcATCTGGAGAAGCGGAGACCAGAAAACCTAGTCCCAAAGTCTCGCGAGGATTCGGGGAGCCGCGTGTGCGCGGAGCCGCAGCAAGGAAGGGTGCGGTGGCAGGTTAGCTCCCGCCCCGCCAGGGGGAAGGCAGTAGAGGAGGTACCGCTAGCTGCCACCGCCTTGTATGTGAGAGCGAGGCGCGAGGCACCGTCTCCCGACTCCACACCCGATTGCGGTCCCGTCCTGGCCTCCCATGTCCCGTCGGGGCCCCCAGGTTCAAGGGCCCGCCCTCCCCCTGCCACTCAGATATCCCACGCTGGTATggtgaggggcaggtgggggcagccGGGACGCTCCCCGGCTTGGGCCAAGCCGTGGTGGGCCACCCGGCCGCCGCGCAGCGGGAGGCGGCCGGGCCAGGGCGTCCCGCTGCCCCGGCCGGACTCGGAGGGCAGGCCCGAGTCGCTGGGCTGCACCTCCACGGAGACCGGCGCGCGCAGGAGCCCGCCGGGCCGCTCCGAGTAGGCCTCCCTGGGGCTCGCCCACTGCGGCGGGCAGAGGCGGGCGCGGAAGGCGGCCTGGAAGCCGCGGCGGAAGTTCTCGTTGAAGTAGCCGTAGATGATGGGGTTGGCGCTGCTGTTGAAGAAGGCCAGCCAGTGGGCGAAGGGGAAGGCGTAGACGGTGACCAGGTGCAGCTGCGGCTCGCTCAGCTGGCCGTAGTCGATGAGCAGCAGCAGGGCCCAGAGCGGCAGCCAGGACAGCGTGAAGACCAGCGCCACCATGACGAGCATGTGCACCACCCTGGCCCTGCGCCGGGCCCCCGGGCGGCCCTCGGGCGCCGCCGCCTCCCCGCCGGCCCGCGCGGGCCCCGAGGCCTTGCAGAGCTTGCGGGCGATGCGCGCGTACATGAGCACGATGAGCGCCAGGGGCGCCAGGTAGATATGCGAGAAGAGCACGGTGGTGTAGACCCTGCGCATGCCCTTCTCGGGCCAGGCCTCCCAGCACGAGTAGAGCGGGTAGGAGCGGTTGCGGGCGTCCACCATGAAGTGGTGCTCCTCGCGCGTGACGGTCAGCGTGATGGCCGAGGGGCACATGATGAGCAGGGCCAGGGCCCAGATGACCGCGATGGTGACCAGCGCCTTGCGCAGGGTCAGCTTCTCGCGGAAAGGGTGCACGATGCAGCGGAACCtgcggggaggggggaaagagaggcgGGCTTGGGACGGGTCCCAGGGGTCCCTGTGCCAGGGGCGAGGGCTACCCTGgtcggggctgggggctggggcgcGTGGGCGTGCCACGTGCATCCTCGCACCGCACCGTGGGCAGCTTCCAAGAGCAGCTCCCGCAGTAGATCTAGGCTCGTTTGCAAGCAAGCTGGTTTCTCACCTGAGAGGGAGTCAGCTCCCCGCTGAGTAGTCAAGGAACAAAGGCAAGGAGGACGGGAGGGGGGACGGAGCTGCCTGCAGTGGGAAACAATCCTGTCTGtgcacttggggtggggggtggggggttaaaCTGATTAGCTGGCAGCTAGCAAAGTGATCAGCCTGCACATTCTGTCCTTGAGTAGGCTGATTAGGTAGGTGCATCAAAGAACACTTGTAGCTGTTTACGGATTCTCCAGAAAACCTTGGGCGTTCAGGTGTGGATCTCCGTGACAGGCTGTCCCCATGTCATCTTGGCCAGTGTCCTTGCCTGCCTCCCGTGCTCTGGGCAAAAGTGCCCAGATGAACCCTTAGTGTAAGGGCTCActgaggtggaggaggggagaaggaccTGTTGCATGCATTTGGGTTTTATTGCTTGCAAAGCTTCCTTGGCCCCTGGCTCCATTCTGTTCGTGGGCCCAGGCTTATCAGAGACTCTGATGGAATCTGAGGCTGAAAGAGACCAGCAGTAGCTTCTGGTAGTGTGGAGATGGGGAAGTGGTAAGGCCTGGGCAGCCAGGGAACAGCaaggggggtgtggagggggagtGAAGGAGCAGGAACACACTGAGCCCCCCGCCCTCGGAAACTGGCTTTCCTGGCTCATTCTCAGGAGTGGCAGGAGTCACGGCTTAGGAAACGAGGCCTGCCCTCAAGCTCTCATAGGACCCAGGAATCCCTATTAAACCTCGGCAGGAGCTGCCTCCAGGCCTTCCAGAAGGAGGTGGAATTCTCTGCAGGTCCCCCCAGTATAAAGGGCAGACAGCCCCACAACCCTTCCCTTTATGGCTCACGATTCAGCCCCAGGCTTCTGGTCAGCCCAACCACGGAGACAGAGGCTCTTCCTAGTGCCGGGCCTCTGTCAGCCGGGGAGAACCCAGCCGGGAACCCTCTCACCTTTCCACAGCAATGGCCACCAGCGTGAACACGGAAGCCGACACGGACATGCCCTGCACCAAGCCGCTCATCTTGCACGTGGCGTTGTCAAAGGGCCACCCTGCAATGACAGAGCCCATGACAGAGCGAGTGCCTCACCCACAAAAAGCCGGACACCTTGGGCCACTTAGACCAGTCCTCACGGTGGCTCGGATCTTTCCTCCATGtcctggtggtggtggtcatCCTCTCATCTGCTTA
This genomic stretch from Prionailurus bengalensis isolate Pbe53 chromosome D2, Fcat_Pben_1.1_paternal_pri, whole genome shotgun sequence harbors:
- the NPFFR1 gene encoding neuropeptide FF receptor 1, which translates into the protein MEEGHLSFNLLQRFPLAEPGRTPEVYPVATGVEHTIGRGRAWSGLGARKGRTQWQGVSQPFFAKAPDLYAPLLLGEPAQPPNSSWPPSQNGSNAKATLAANLTFSSYYQHSSPVAAMFIVAYVLIFLLCMVGNALVCFIVLANRHMRTVTNMFILNLAVSDLLVGIFCMPTTLVDNLITGWPFDNATCKMSGLVQGMSVSASVFTLVAIAVERFRCIVHPFREKLTLRKALVTIAVIWALALLIMCPSAITLTVTREEHHFMVDARNRSYPLYSCWEAWPEKGMRRVYTTVLFSHIYLAPLALIVLMYARIARKLCKASGPARAGGEAAAPEGRPGARRRARVVHMLVMVALVFTLSWLPLWALLLLIDYGQLSEPQLHLVTVYAFPFAHWLAFFNSSANPIIYGYFNENFRRGFQAAFRARLCPPQWASPREAYSERPGGLLRAPVSVEVQPSDSGLPSESGRGSGTPWPGRLPLRGGRVAHHGLAQAGERPGCPHLPLTIPAWDI